One window of the Mycobacterium xenopi genome contains the following:
- the msrA gene encoding peptide-methionine (S)-S-oxide reductase MsrA → MTSTKKAILAGGCFWGMQDLFRKQPGVVSTRVGYTGGQNANPTYRNHPGHAEAIEIVYDPARTDYRTLLEFFFQIHDPTTKNRQGNDVGTSYRSAIFYLDDEQKKIALDTIADVDASGLWPGKVVTEVSPAAEFWEAEPEHQDYLERYPNGYTCHYPRPNWKLPRRAAVE, encoded by the coding sequence ATGACGAGTACGAAGAAGGCGATTCTGGCGGGCGGCTGCTTTTGGGGCATGCAGGATCTGTTCCGTAAACAGCCCGGCGTGGTCTCGACCCGCGTCGGCTACACCGGCGGGCAGAACGCCAACCCCACCTACCGCAACCACCCCGGTCATGCCGAGGCGATCGAGATCGTCTACGACCCGGCGCGCACCGACTACCGCACGCTGCTGGAGTTCTTCTTCCAAATCCACGACCCGACGACCAAGAACCGGCAGGGCAACGACGTCGGCACCAGCTATCGCTCGGCGATCTTCTACCTCGACGACGAGCAGAAGAAGATCGCGCTGGACACCATCGCCGACGTCGACGCATCCGGCCTATGGCCGGGCAAGGTCGTGACCGAGGTCAGCCCGGCCGCCGAGTTCTGGGAGGCCGAACCCGAGCATCAGGACTACCTGGAGCGCTACCCCAACGGCTACACCTGCCACTACCCGCGCCCGAATTGGAAGCTGCCCCGACGGGCCGCGGTCGAGTAG
- a CDS encoding alpha/beta fold hydrolase, which yields MLSWLRGAYEPKNSEQLSIPIRWLHGTADPVIRPQLLRGYAKRASNFELELVDGVGHWIVEQRPDLVLDRVRKFVKV from the coding sequence ATGCTGAGTTGGCTACGCGGTGCGTATGAGCCGAAAAACAGTGAGCAGCTGAGCATTCCGATCCGCTGGCTGCATGGCACCGCCGACCCTGTCATCAGGCCGCAGTTGCTGCGCGGATATGCCAAGCGAGCAAGCAATTTCGAACTCGAACTCGTCGACGGAGTCGGGCACTGGATCGTCGAACAGCGTCCCGATTTGGTGCTCGACCGCGTCCGCAAGTTCGTCAAGGTGTGA
- a CDS encoding alpha/beta fold hydrolase, translated as MVSLPALEGVEHRFIDVADEVTIHVADAGPADGPAVMLVHGFPQNWWQWHSLIDPLAADGYRVLCPDLRGAGWSSAPRSLYRKDEMADDLAAVVDRLDVGKVKVVAHDWGGPVAFIMMLRHPAKVDGFFGLNTLAPWPSRDLATISNMWRLWYQIPIALPVIGPRVIGDPKARYFRMLVSWVGGVFAARRRLLVLCRADARAWARRRRVAVVPHLPDQGDAELATRCV; from the coding sequence ATGGTCAGCTTGCCAGCTCTAGAGGGGGTCGAGCACCGGTTCATCGACGTAGCTGATGAGGTGACAATCCACGTCGCCGATGCCGGCCCCGCCGACGGGCCGGCGGTGATGCTGGTGCACGGCTTTCCGCAGAATTGGTGGCAGTGGCACAGCTTGATCGACCCGCTAGCCGCCGACGGTTACCGGGTGTTGTGTCCCGATCTGCGCGGCGCGGGATGGAGTTCAGCACCGCGTTCGCTGTACCGCAAAGACGAGATGGCAGACGATCTTGCCGCTGTTGTTGACCGGTTGGATGTTGGGAAGGTGAAGGTGGTCGCCCACGACTGGGGCGGCCCCGTGGCGTTCATTATGATGCTGCGCCACCCGGCGAAGGTGGACGGATTCTTCGGACTGAACACTTTGGCGCCGTGGCCCAGTCGCGACCTTGCCACAATCTCGAATATGTGGCGGTTGTGGTATCAAATCCCGATCGCGCTCCCGGTCATCGGGCCACGGGTGATCGGCGACCCCAAGGCTCGCTACTTCCGAATGCTGGTGTCGTGGGTCGGCGGGGTTTTCGCCGCCCGACGACGACTTTTGGTTCTATGTCGAGCTGATGCGCGAGCCTGGGCACGCCGTCGCCGGGTCGCGGTGGTACCGCACCTTCCAGACCAGGGAGATGCTGAGTTGGCTACGCGGTGCGTATGA
- a CDS encoding nuclear transport factor 2 family protein, with translation MTTQPFSRDELAAAFNAYEQTVARAAETRDWNAWVQQYTPDVEYVEHAAGTMRGRDEVLAWIRKTMSTFPGSHMVAFPALWSVIDEPTGRIICELDNPMKDPGDGTVISATNITILTYAGDGLWCRQEDIYNPLRFVRAAMKWCKKAEQLGTLDEDAARWMRQYGGDK, from the coding sequence GTGACGACTCAGCCGTTCAGCCGCGACGAACTGGCCGCCGCGTTCAACGCCTACGAGCAGACCGTGGCCCGCGCCGCCGAAACCCGCGACTGGAACGCCTGGGTGCAGCAGTACACACCCGACGTCGAGTACGTCGAGCACGCGGCGGGCACCATGCGGGGCCGCGACGAGGTGCTGGCTTGGATCCGCAAGACGATGTCGACGTTTCCGGGCAGTCACATGGTCGCGTTTCCGGCGCTGTGGTCGGTCATCGACGAGCCGACCGGCAGGATCATCTGCGAACTGGACAACCCGATGAAAGATCCCGGCGACGGCACCGTCATCAGCGCGACCAACATCACGATCCTCACCTACGCCGGCGACGGCTTGTGGTGTCGTCAAGAAGACATCTACAACCCGCTGCGCTTTGTCCGCGCCGCGATGAAATGGTGCAAGAAGGCTGAGCAGCTCGGCACGCTTGACGAGGACGCAGCGCGCTGGATGCGCCAGTACGGAGGTGACAAATGA
- a CDS encoding TetR/AcrR family transcriptional regulator: MKPQPAAPGRPRDPQKDRDVLAATRQLLVEVGYQRTTIAAVARRAGVGAPTIYRRWPRREALIEDAAFGHTQPAPLPAATGNLYADLRAWVEAFLVQLADPVTRAAIPGLLVAYHRDETLYERLVSRSEEDVRAQLVELLAADGLEERADAVFDLLVASTAIRALTVGLRDVDKFCERTAEALTALAYSSWQPDPGRDG, from the coding sequence GTGAAACCCCAGCCCGCAGCCCCCGGACGCCCCCGCGACCCACAGAAGGATCGCGACGTGCTTGCCGCCACTCGACAGCTGCTGGTGGAGGTCGGCTATCAGCGAACGACGATCGCCGCGGTGGCCCGGCGCGCCGGGGTCGGCGCGCCGACGATCTACCGCCGTTGGCCTCGCCGGGAGGCGCTGATCGAGGATGCCGCGTTCGGTCACACACAGCCCGCGCCGCTGCCCGCGGCGACCGGTAATCTCTACGCCGACCTGCGGGCGTGGGTGGAGGCATTCCTGGTCCAGTTGGCCGACCCGGTCACCCGCGCGGCCATCCCTGGCCTGCTGGTGGCCTATCACCGCGACGAAACACTCTACGAGCGCCTGGTATCGCGCAGCGAAGAGGATGTGCGCGCCCAGCTCGTCGAGCTGCTGGCCGCCGACGGGCTCGAGGAGCGCGCCGACGCGGTGTTCGACCTTTTGGTGGCGTCCACCGCCATCCGGGCATTGACGGTCGGGCTGCGCGACGTGGACAAGTTCTGTGAGCGGACCGCGGAAGCCCTCACCGCACTTGCCTATTCGTCGTGGCAGCCCGACCCAGGCCGCGACGGTTAG
- a CDS encoding NAD-dependent epimerase/dehydratase family protein — translation MSAAPKLVIGANGFLGSHVTRQLVADGADVRVMVRPTANTRSIDDLAVTRFEGDIFDTPTLRAAINGCADVYYCVVDTRAWLRDPAPLFRTNVEGLRNVLDVAKDADLHRFVFTSTYATVGRRRGHVATEDDQIRRRGLTAYVQSRVQAEDLVLRYASEHALPAVAMCVSTTYGSGDWGRTPHGAFIAGAVFGKLPFLMDGIELEVVGVDDAARALILAAERGRNGERYLVSERMMPLKDVVRIAADEAGVPPPRRSIPVPALYALGALGSLKARLTGKDAELSLQSVRMMRSEAPVDHSKAVRELGWQPRPVEESIREAARFWMALRDAKGKSAAAS, via the coding sequence ATGAGTGCGGCGCCCAAGCTGGTGATCGGCGCCAACGGCTTCCTGGGGTCACACGTCACCCGACAGCTTGTCGCCGACGGCGCCGACGTCCGGGTGATGGTGCGGCCCACCGCCAACACCCGCAGCATCGACGACCTAGCGGTCACCCGCTTCGAGGGCGATATCTTCGACACCCCCACGCTGCGCGCCGCAATAAACGGCTGTGCCGACGTGTACTACTGCGTCGTCGACACCCGCGCGTGGCTGCGCGACCCCGCGCCGCTATTCCGCACCAACGTCGAAGGCCTCCGCAACGTCCTCGACGTCGCCAAAGACGCGGATCTGCACAGGTTCGTCTTCACCAGCACCTACGCGACCGTGGGCCGACGTCGTGGCCACGTGGCCACCGAAGACGATCAGATCCGCCGTCGCGGCCTGACCGCGTATGTCCAATCACGGGTGCAGGCCGAGGATTTGGTGCTGCGGTACGCCTCTGAGCACGCGCTCCCCGCGGTCGCGATGTGCGTGTCGACGACCTACGGCAGCGGTGATTGGGGCCGCACCCCACATGGCGCCTTCATCGCCGGCGCGGTGTTCGGCAAGCTGCCCTTTCTGATGGACGGCATCGAGCTGGAAGTGGTCGGCGTCGACGACGCTGCCCGAGCGTTGATATTGGCCGCTGAACGCGGGCGCAACGGCGAAAGATACCTTGTGTCGGAACGGATGATGCCGCTGAAGGACGTCGTGCGGATCGCCGCCGACGAAGCCGGCGTGCCACCGCCGCGACGGTCGATCCCGGTACCGGCGCTCTACGCCCTGGGGGCCCTGGGCAGTCTGAAGGCTCGGCTCACCGGTAAAGACGCGGAACTGAGCCTGCAGTCGGTGCGGATGATGCGCTCCGAAGCGCCGGTAGACCACAGCAAGGCGGTTCGCGAATTAGGTTGGCAGCCAAGGCCGGTCGAGGAATCGATCCGTGAAGCCGCGCGGTTCTGGATGGCGCTGCGCGACGCCAAGGGCAAGAGCGCGGCTGCGAGCTGA
- a CDS encoding nuclear transport factor 2 family protein, whose amino-acid sequence MTPFDNPQAELAWMFLQCLQGGDIDECFALLSDDFTYWNVATRESADKASLRRQIERRKQDLELTLDLVRYIADGDSVVIEAHGDGVTAAGTRYDSPYVFIFDTRDGQIVSLREYSDTRVAATT is encoded by the coding sequence ATCACGCCGTTCGATAATCCCCAGGCTGAACTGGCGTGGATGTTCCTGCAGTGCCTGCAGGGCGGAGACATCGACGAGTGTTTCGCGCTGCTCAGCGATGACTTCACCTACTGGAACGTCGCTACTCGGGAATCGGCCGACAAGGCTTCGTTGCGCCGGCAAATCGAGCGGCGCAAGCAAGACCTCGAGCTGACCTTGGATTTGGTCCGCTACATCGCCGACGGTGACAGTGTGGTGATCGAGGCGCACGGCGATGGTGTCACCGCCGCTGGAACGCGCTACGACAGCCCGTATGTCTTCATCTTCGATACCCGCGACGGTCAGATCGTGTCGCTGCGCGAGTACTCCGATACCCGGGTGGCGGCCACCACCTAG
- a CDS encoding TetR family transcriptional regulator C-terminal domain-containing protein, whose amino-acid sequence MLYLEVLEQTSDLLAASIRRAERETTLPRRLSTFIAATTDTDAQDRSAAAFLITSVLESRRHPELRAVETDLLRSTRAFLNRVLDDAIRRGEVATEADSASLTEMLVALLCGVVFYAGYVGQGEELDAVTRQLERLMDGRLWQVES is encoded by the coding sequence GTGCTGTATCTGGAGGTGCTGGAGCAGACGAGCGACCTCCTCGCCGCCAGCATCAGGCGGGCGGAGCGCGAGACGACGTTGCCCAGACGGCTGTCGACGTTCATCGCGGCCACGACCGACACCGATGCCCAGGACCGGTCGGCTGCGGCGTTTCTGATCACCTCGGTGCTGGAGTCGCGGCGCCATCCGGAGCTGCGCGCGGTCGAGACCGACTTGTTGCGCAGTACGCGCGCATTCCTTAACCGCGTGCTCGATGATGCGATCCGCCGCGGCGAGGTGGCCACCGAGGCCGACAGCGCGTCGCTGACCGAGATGCTGGTGGCGCTGCTATGCGGCGTGGTTTTCTATGCCGGCTACGTCGGCCAAGGAGAGGAATTGGATGCGGTCACACGCCAGCTCGAGCGGTTGATGGATGGCAGGCTCTGGCAGGTGGAGAGTTAG
- a CDS encoding TetR/AcrR family transcriptional regulator — translation MSAVADDASPLDIDPFRRRLLDGLATSIGERGYRATTVADIVRHARTSKRTFYDRFVSKEQCFLELLRADSERLSEEIRAAVDPEADWHRQIRQAVDAYVGSIESRPAIALSWIRELPSLGAAARPVQRRGLELLTNLLVDLSGSLGFRRAGLPPLTPPLAVILLGGLRELTALAVEDGHDIRQIVEPAVDASVALLGPRQ, via the coding sequence GTGTCAGCTGTGGCCGACGACGCGTCTCCGCTCGACATCGATCCATTTCGGCGCCGGCTGCTCGACGGCCTCGCCACCTCGATTGGCGAACGGGGATACCGCGCGACCACGGTGGCCGACATCGTCCGGCATGCGCGCACGTCAAAACGCACGTTCTACGACCGGTTCGTCAGCAAAGAGCAATGCTTTTTGGAGTTGCTGCGCGCCGACAGCGAACGGCTCAGTGAGGAGATCCGGGCGGCGGTCGACCCCGAGGCGGACTGGCATCGCCAGATCCGTCAGGCGGTCGACGCCTACGTCGGCAGCATCGAATCTCGGCCGGCCATCGCGTTGAGTTGGATTCGCGAGCTTCCGTCCCTCGGCGCAGCGGCGCGGCCGGTGCAGCGCCGAGGGTTAGAACTGTTGACCAACCTGCTGGTCGATCTCAGCGGCAGTCTCGGGTTTCGCCGAGCCGGCCTGCCGCCGCTGACCCCGCCATTGGCGGTGATATTGCTGGGCGGGCTGCGGGAACTCACCGCGCTCGCGGTCGAAGACGGTCACGACATCCGCCAGATCGTCGAACCTGCCGTCGACGCCTCGGTAGCACTGCTCGGCCCGCGGCAGTGA
- a CDS encoding phosphotransferase family protein, producing MARLTAEELPLALEPVVRKMIPGGDSARIVNWRRAEGGYSTETYLFDVVGLSAPSSVGLVFRRPPDHAILPGYDLRRQFLTMQRLAGSPVPVPTVRWIDADGTALGTPYFVMDRIDDVVTVSDVPPYQQAGIFADTDDEGRAALWNGCLDIIAKVHAIDPDRYRLGFLALSQFGSTPPQRLANFLRYALNWASGDAPLHPVFTRALDWLDAHLYTPERVTLCWGDSRMSNVLYRRDFTPVAALDWEIAYVGDPAGDVAWMLMTDWISSPFEGHAPAPGTPGREETLERYQRLTGHRLTNMRFADVTSALLLAVAMIRLNAKLAMDGVDLAEICAQRVEFVLGGD from the coding sequence GTGGCGCGGTTGACCGCCGAAGAACTACCGCTGGCGCTGGAACCCGTTGTGCGAAAGATGATTCCAGGCGGCGACTCGGCACGCATCGTCAATTGGCGACGAGCCGAGGGCGGCTATTCCACCGAGACATACCTGTTCGACGTTGTCGGATTGAGCGCTCCGTCGAGTGTTGGCCTGGTGTTTCGCCGTCCTCCCGACCACGCGATACTTCCCGGCTACGACCTGCGCCGACAGTTCCTGACCATGCAGCGACTGGCCGGCTCACCGGTCCCAGTGCCGACCGTGCGCTGGATCGACGCCGACGGCACCGCGCTGGGCACGCCGTATTTCGTGATGGACCGTATTGACGACGTTGTCACCGTCAGCGACGTGCCCCCTTATCAGCAGGCGGGCATCTTCGCCGACACCGACGACGAGGGCCGCGCTGCGCTGTGGAATGGCTGCCTGGACATCATCGCGAAGGTCCACGCCATAGATCCGGACCGCTATCGGTTGGGGTTTCTAGCGTTGTCGCAGTTCGGGAGCACACCACCGCAGCGGCTGGCCAATTTCCTTCGCTACGCGCTGAATTGGGCCAGCGGGGACGCGCCGCTGCATCCGGTGTTTACCCGGGCGCTCGATTGGCTCGACGCGCATCTGTACACCCCGGAGCGGGTCACGTTGTGCTGGGGCGATAGTCGGATGTCCAATGTGCTCTACCGTCGCGACTTCACGCCGGTCGCCGCGCTCGACTGGGAGATCGCCTATGTGGGAGATCCCGCCGGCGACGTCGCGTGGATGCTGATGACCGACTGGATATCCAGCCCCTTCGAGGGGCATGCACCGGCCCCCGGCACGCCGGGCCGAGAGGAAACCCTCGAGCGCTACCAGCGACTGACCGGACATCGGCTGACCAACATGCGGTTCGCCGATGTGACGTCGGCGCTGCTGCTGGCCGTGGCGATGATCCGGTTGAACGCCAAGCTTGCGATGGACGGGGTGGACCTGGCCGAAATTTGCGCGCAGCGTGTCGAGTTTGTGCTCGGCGGGGACTGA
- a CDS encoding DNA-3-methyladenine glycosylase family protein — protein MKRACRTVTFPGVVSPDITLAPLRRGPRDPCFQVSGGAIWRTSLLPTGPVTARISRAAPNAVEGVAWGSGAEEFLDALPAMLGADDDASDFLPQDATVAAAHRRLPHLRLGRTGRVLEALIPAILEQRVPGADAFRSWRVLVTKFGTPAPGPAPAAMRVPPSAEVWRAVPSWEFHRANVDPRRARTVVTCAQRASSLERLVALPAERARQALASLPGVGVWTAAETAQRAFGDADALSVGDYHIPKMIGWTLLGRPVVDAVMVELLEPMRPHRHRVVRLLEASGLACEPRRGPRLPVQNLRGL, from the coding sequence GTGAAGCGGGCTTGTCGCACCGTGACGTTCCCGGGCGTGGTCAGCCCGGACATCACGCTGGCCCCCCTGCGGCGCGGCCCCCGCGACCCGTGTTTTCAAGTCAGTGGCGGGGCGATCTGGCGGACCAGCCTGTTGCCCACCGGACCTGTGACGGCGCGGATTAGCCGCGCGGCACCCAATGCCGTGGAGGGCGTCGCCTGGGGCAGCGGGGCCGAGGAGTTCCTCGACGCGTTGCCGGCGATGCTGGGCGCCGACGACGACGCCTCGGATTTCCTGCCCCAAGATGCCACCGTCGCCGCCGCGCATCGACGGCTGCCACACCTGCGGCTGGGCCGTACCGGGCGGGTGCTGGAAGCGCTGATTCCGGCGATTCTCGAGCAGAGGGTTCCGGGGGCCGACGCCTTCCGATCCTGGCGGGTGCTGGTCACCAAATTCGGCACGCCCGCGCCCGGTCCAGCGCCGGCCGCGATGCGGGTGCCGCCGTCGGCCGAGGTATGGCGAGCGGTCCCGTCGTGGGAATTTCATCGCGCAAACGTCGACCCGCGGCGCGCGCGCACCGTCGTCACCTGCGCACAGCGGGCGTCATCGCTGGAACGGCTGGTGGCATTGCCGGCGGAACGGGCGCGGCAGGCGCTGGCCTCGTTGCCCGGAGTGGGCGTGTGGACCGCAGCCGAGACCGCGCAACGAGCATTCGGTGACGCCGACGCGTTGTCGGTGGGCGACTATCACATCCCCAAGATGATCGGGTGGACGCTGCTGGGCAGGCCGGTCGTCGACGCGGTCATGGTTGAGCTACTAGAGCCGATGCGGCCGCACCGCCACCGGGTGGTCCGGCTACTCGAAGCCAGCGGATTGGCCTGCGAACCGCGCCGCGGACCGCGGTTGCCGGTCCAAAACCTGCGCGGTTTGTAG
- a CDS encoding DUF427 domain-containing protein: MSDRIVLEPSTEHPITIEPTKGRVRVRVNGELVADTHAALTLQEATLPAVQYIPIGDVVSDVLTRSDTKTYCPFKGEASYYSVTTAAGDTVDDAIWTYAEPYPAVAAIAGHVAFYPDKAEITVEPD; encoded by the coding sequence ATGAGCGACCGGATTGTCTTGGAACCAAGCACCGAGCACCCGATCACGATCGAGCCGACCAAAGGCCGGGTGCGGGTTCGCGTCAACGGCGAGCTCGTCGCCGACACCCACGCGGCACTAACGCTGCAGGAAGCGACTTTGCCTGCCGTGCAATACATTCCGATAGGCGACGTCGTCAGCGATGTGCTGACTCGCAGCGACACCAAGACCTACTGCCCATTTAAGGGCGAGGCCAGCTACTACAGCGTGACCACCGCGGCCGGTGACACCGTCGACGACGCGATCTGGACCTATGCGGAGCCGTACCCCGCTGTGGCAGCGATCGCCGGCCACGTCGCCTTCTACCCCGACAAGGCCGAAATCACCGTGGAACCCGACTAG
- the dps gene encoding DNA starvation/stationary phase protection protein Dps produces the protein MTQFTIPGLSDKQAARLVELLQKQLSTYNDLHLTLKHIHWNVVGPNFIGVHEMIDPQVEAVRGYADVLAERIAALGASPQGTPGAIVKDRTWDDYSVGRDTVQAHLAALDLVYTGVIEDVRKGIDETEELDRVTQDILIDQAAELEKFQWFVRAHLENAGGKLAHEGSATERDAASTARRKSPKSA, from the coding sequence ATGACACAGTTCACAATTCCAGGCTTGTCCGACAAGCAGGCAGCGCGGCTGGTGGAGCTGCTGCAGAAACAGCTGAGCACTTACAACGACCTGCATCTGACGCTCAAGCACATCCACTGGAACGTAGTCGGACCCAATTTCATTGGTGTGCACGAAATGATCGACCCACAAGTAGAAGCGGTGCGTGGCTACGCCGACGTGCTGGCCGAGAGGATTGCCGCGCTTGGGGCCTCTCCGCAAGGCACCCCTGGTGCGATCGTCAAAGATCGCACGTGGGACGACTATTCGGTGGGCCGCGACACCGTGCAAGCACATCTAGCCGCGCTGGACCTGGTTTACACCGGTGTCATCGAAGATGTCCGAAAGGGTATCGACGAGACCGAGGAGCTCGACCGAGTCACCCAGGACATCCTGATCGACCAGGCCGCCGAGCTCGAGAAGTTCCAGTGGTTTGTGCGCGCTCACTTGGAGAACGCGGGCGGGAAGCTGGCCCACGAAGGATCCGCGACCGAACGTGACGCCGCGAGCACGGCGCGGCGGAAGAGTCCGAAATCGGCCTAG
- a CDS encoding class I SAM-dependent methyltransferase, whose translation MRTDDDTWDITTSVGSTAVMVAAARATETDRPDSLINDPYARLLVTNAGTGIWEAMLDESIVAKLEAADPETAAIVHHMRSYQAVRTHFFDAYFSEAVGKRIRQVVILASGLDSRAYRLDWPPGTVVYEIDQPKVLAYKSATLAAHGVTPSADRREVPIDLRQDWPAALREAGFDPAAPTAWLAEGLLMYLPATAQDRLFEQITELSAPGSRIAVETAARHADQRSEEMRERFKRVADELGFEQSVDVQDLVYNDEDRAVVVDWLNGHGWRASAQHSHDEMRRLGRWVDGVPMSDDKDAFADFVTAERT comes from the coding sequence ATGCGCACCGACGATGACACCTGGGACATCACCACCAGCGTGGGCTCGACCGCGGTGATGGTGGCTGCCGCCCGCGCTACAGAAACCGACCGCCCGGATTCGCTGATCAACGACCCCTACGCCAGGCTGCTGGTCACCAATGCCGGCACCGGCATCTGGGAAGCCATGCTCGACGAGTCGATAGTGGCCAAGCTGGAGGCCGCCGACCCCGAGACTGCCGCGATCGTCCACCACATGCGTAGCTACCAGGCGGTGCGCACCCACTTCTTCGACGCCTACTTCAGCGAGGCCGTCGGCAAACGCATCCGGCAGGTGGTGATTTTGGCTTCCGGCCTGGATTCGCGCGCCTACCGATTAGATTGGCCGCCCGGCACCGTGGTCTACGAGATCGACCAGCCCAAGGTGCTGGCCTACAAGTCGGCGACGCTGGCTGCACATGGCGTGACCCCGTCGGCCGACCGCCGGGAGGTGCCCATCGACCTGCGGCAGGACTGGCCGGCCGCGCTGCGCGAGGCGGGTTTCGACCCCGCGGCGCCGACGGCGTGGCTGGCCGAAGGCCTGCTGATGTATTTGCCGGCCACCGCGCAGGACCGCCTGTTCGAGCAAATCACCGAGCTCAGTGCGCCGGGCAGCCGGATCGCGGTCGAAACCGCCGCACGCCACGCCGACCAGCGCAGCGAAGAGATGCGAGAGCGGTTCAAGCGCGTCGCCGACGAGCTCGGCTTCGAGCAAAGTGTCGACGTGCAGGACCTGGTCTACAACGACGAGGACCGCGCCGTCGTAGTGGATTGGCTCAACGGGCACGGCTGGCGGGCCAGCGCGCAACACTCACACGACGAGATGCGCCGGTTGGGTCGCTGGGTCGACGGTGTGCCGATGAGCGACGACAAGGATGCGTTCGCCGATTTCG
- a CDS encoding cytochrome P450, producing MSDAVTVGTHAAAAPPTINLPPAVRIPKTFLGIAFATSRRWTIQQLVPRYGNTFTLTMPIWRHTVVVADPQLAKQVFTTSPEQLGNIQPNLSRLLGSGSVFALDGDDHRRRRRLLAPPFHGKSVKNFEKIIEEETLRETESWPEHKEFPTLPSMMRITLNAILRAVFGAGGTEFDELRHLIPPWVTLGSRLAALPKPARTYGRYSPWGRLAERRRKYDLVIDKLIEAERADPNFEDRTDILALMLRSTYEDGSAMSRKDIGDELLTLLAAGHETTAATLGWAFERLSRHPDVLAQLVEEADTDNNELRQAAILEVQRNRTVIDFAGRHVYAPAYQLGEWVIPRGYSIVVAISQIHDDPDVFPDPERFDPQRYLGTKPPTFAWIPFGGGTRRCVGAAFANMEMDVVLRTVLRQFTIETTTTPGEKWHARGVAFTPKRGGRIVVHRR from the coding sequence ATGAGCGACGCCGTCACCGTTGGCACCCATGCGGCAGCAGCACCGCCCACGATCAACCTGCCACCCGCGGTACGAATCCCGAAGACATTCCTCGGAATTGCATTCGCGACGTCGCGGCGATGGACCATACAGCAACTGGTGCCGCGATACGGCAACACCTTCACGCTCACCATGCCGATCTGGAGGCACACCGTGGTGGTCGCCGACCCGCAGCTGGCCAAGCAGGTATTCACCACCAGCCCCGAACAGCTCGGCAATATCCAACCCAATCTGAGTCGGCTGCTTGGCTCCGGATCAGTGTTCGCGCTCGACGGCGACGACCACCGACGGCGCCGGCGTCTGCTGGCTCCACCGTTTCATGGCAAGAGCGTCAAGAATTTCGAGAAGATCATCGAAGAAGAGACCCTGCGTGAGACCGAAAGCTGGCCCGAACACAAGGAATTCCCCACGCTGCCCTCGATGATGCGCATCACGCTCAACGCCATCCTGCGGGCGGTATTCGGCGCCGGTGGCACCGAATTCGACGAGCTGCGACACCTGATCCCGCCCTGGGTCACCCTGGGCTCACGACTGGCAGCACTGCCAAAACCCGCCCGGACCTATGGCCGCTACAGCCCCTGGGGGCGGCTGGCCGAGCGACGGCGGAAGTACGACCTCGTCATCGACAAGCTGATCGAGGCTGAGCGGGCCGACCCGAACTTCGAGGACCGCACCGACATCCTTGCGCTCATGCTGCGCAGCACGTACGAGGATGGCTCAGCCATGTCCCGCAAAGACATTGGTGATGAGCTACTGACGCTGTTGGCCGCCGGACACGAAACCACTGCGGCTACGCTGGGCTGGGCGTTCGAGCGGCTGAGCCGACATCCCGACGTGCTCGCGCAGCTGGTGGAGGAAGCCGATACCGACAACAACGAGTTGCGCCAGGCGGCGATCCTCGAGGTGCAGCGCAATCGGACCGTCATCGACTTTGCCGGTCGGCACGTCTATGCTCCCGCGTACCAGCTGGGCGAATGGGTTATCCCCCGGGGCTACTCGATCGTCGTCGCAATCTCGCAGATACACGACGACCCCGACGTGTTCCCCGATCCGGAGCGTTTCGACCCGCAGCGTTACCTCGGCACGAAGCCGCCCACCTTCGCCTGGATCCCGTTCGGCGGCGGTACACGGCGCTGCGTCGGCGCGGCATTTGCCAACATGGAGATGGACGTTGTGCTGCGAACTGTGTTGCGGCAGTTCACTATTGAAACGACGACAACTCCCGGTGAAAAGTGGCACGCGCGCGGTGTCGCCTTCACCCCCAAGCGTGGCGGCCGCATCGTCGTACATCGCCGCTAA